CTGGGCGCCAGCGTTGAGATCGGCCCGGACGGGGGGGAGCTCGCCGATCGCCTTGGCCGCCTCGGCGGCGCGGCCGGTCACCTGGGACAAGCCGGTGCGCGCCTCGTGCGTGATCTCCTTGATCTCGGCCGAGGCGTCGCGGATGTTCTCGGAGGCCGCGCGAGCATTGGACATGATGTCGGGCACCTGGCGCGCTCCCTCCGCGATGACGGTGGCCGCCTCGCGGATGCGGTCCGAACTGTCGCGCAGACTGCGCGCGGCGTCCTTGGCGAAGTCCTTCATCTCCGGGTCCGCCGCCAGCTCCTGGAACTGGGCGGCGATGTCATCCACGCGCTCGACGACGCTGCGCAGCCGCCGCGCCGTTTCCTCCAACTCCGCGGGCACCTCGCTCTCGGTCGCGGCGCGTGCCACCGCCTGCGAGGTTTCGCGCAAGTCCCGTGTCACCCCCTCGACGTTGGCCAGCGTCGCCTGCACCCGCGGGCGGGTCTCCTGCGCCATGCCGCCCAGGGTGCGCGCGAGATCCCCCATGTCGCGCGCCGCCCGCCCCAGGCTCGCCAGCGACTGCTCCACCAACAGCCGCATCTCCCGGTTCTGCACCAGCGCGGTCACTGACTCCACCGCCTCCGTCAGCCGTCCCACCAGCCTCTGCGCATCCGCCAGCAAGTCCTCGACCCGCAGCGAGGACTCACCCTTCACCTGCGCCCCCGGCTCCAGCGGCGCGCCCGCCCGCTCGTCGGACACCGGCGTGATCTCCACCGACTTCTCCCCCAGCAGCACCCCCGGCGCGACGCGGATGTCGTAGCCCCAGCGCACCACCACCCCGTCGCGGATGCGCAGCCGCACCAATGCCCGATTGCCCGGCGTCAGACCGACCGACTCCACCTGGCCCACCGTCACCCCCGCCATCGTCACGCCGTCGCCCGCCCGCACCTCCGCGCGCTCGAACAAGACGTCCAGGGGGTAGCCCGCGCGCGCCGCGTAGAGGCCGATGAAGTAGTACAGGATCAGCGCCAGCACCACCAGCGCCGCCACCACCACCAGGCCCACTTTCACCTCCGCGCCGGATTTCATCGTTCCCTCCGCCAGCCCGGATTAGGGCTGGAGCAGGCGAGAGTAGAAAGGTGATAGGTGAAAAGCACTGCTGCCGACGAGCCTGCCATCACCTTTCCACTTTCTCCTTTCAGATCCACCCCGCGCGCGATGTGAGCGCGTCGCGGGGTGTCATACCACGTGGATCGGCCCCTCCACCGACCCCGTCACGAATTGCCGCACCATCTCATCCGCGCTCGACCGCAGGTCCGCCGGCCGCCCGGTCGCCGCGATCCGCCCCTCGTACAGCAGCGCCGCCCGGTCCACAAAGTGGAACAGCCCCTCGACGTCGTGCGACACCACCAGGCAGCTCATCCCCAACTGCGACCGCAGCCGCGCAATCAGGTTCTCGATCACCCGCGAGGTGATCGGATCCAGCCCCGCCGTCGGCTCGTCAAACAGCATCACCGCCGGCTCCATCGCCAGCGCCCGCGCGATCGCCACCCGCTTGCGCATGCCCCCCGACAGCTCCGACGGCATCTGCTCCTCGATCCCTCGCAGCCCTACCAGCTCCAGCTTCTCCCCCACCAGCCGCTCCAACTCCTGCCGCGACAGCCGCCGGTGATGGCGGGGCCCGAACGCCACGTTCTCGAATACGTTCAACGAGTCGAACAGCGCCGCTCCCTGGAACACGAACCCGGTGCGGCAGCGCATCTGGTCCAACCGCGCCTCCCCCAGCTGCGTGATCTCCACTCCCTCCAGGTAAACCGCCCCCGCCGTCGGCCGCACCAGCCCTATCACGCTGCGCAGGAGCGTCGTCTTGCCCGAGCCGGAGAGGCCGATCACCGCCTTGATTTCCCCGCGCTCCACCCGCAAGCTCACGCGGTCGAGGATGCGCCGACCCCCGATCTCGTACACCACTTGCTCCAGGCGTATGGCTGCATCCTGCTCGGTCATGTCAATGCCCGATCAGCGACAGCATGATCCAGGTCATGGGGTAGTCGCTCACATAGATCAGCACGATGCTGATGACGACCGCGGAGGTGGTCGCTCGCCCCACCCCCTCGGCGCCGCCGCGCGCGCGCAGACCGACGTGACATGCCACCAGGCCGATGATGCACCCGAAGACCGCGGACTTGGCGAGACCGCCGAGGAGATCGGAGGCGGTGAGGAAGCGCTGCACGCTGTAGAGGAACTCCTCGGGGGTGATCCCCTGCGTCATCCCCACCAGGTAGGCCCCCAGCCCGCCGCTCGCATCCGCCAGCACCACCAGCACCGGCAGCATCACCACCGCCGCCACCAGCCGCGGCACCACCAGGTACTCCACCGGGCTTACCGCCAGCGCCCGCAGCGCGTCCACCTGCTCGGTGACCTTCATCGAGCCCAGCTCCGCCGCGATCGCCGACCCCACGCGCGCCGCCACCACCACCGCCGCCAGCACCGGCCCCGCCTCCCGCGCGACCGTGATCGCCACCGCGCCCCCCGCAAACTGCGAAAGCCCGATGCCGGCCATCTGCCGGGCGGTGTTGAGCGAGACCACCATGCCCACCGCCAGCATGGTGATGACGACGATGGGCAGCGAGTCAAACCCCAACACCGCCATCTGTTCCGTCGTCTCCGCGCGGCGCACGCGCCCCCGCGCGATGTTGCCCAACGCCGCCAGCAGCAGGAGCTGCGCCTCCCCTAGCCAGCGCAGCCCCTCGATTACCGCCCGCCCCAATGATGTGATCGCGGTCGTCAATTACTCACCACTGCTCTCTGACTCAGCGCTCAGTTAACGTAAAGTTGCAGCAATCGCCAAGCAACCTTCCCGGCGCCAGGAGAACTTCACGGAACATGGCCGCCCCGGCCGTGTGGCCGCCCGCACAGGCGAGGGCGCCTATGCTCCATGTCTTCAAGGAATGTCTCACATCCATCGCGTTCTCTCGCAACACTACGAGTCGGGCGGCGGCTGGCCGTCCTCGTTGAGCAACGGGCAACAGTCGTAGTGAAACGCCATCCAGAGCCTATCGGACAAGGTCTTCGCGGCCGCGCCCACTTGCAGCGGATAAGGGAACTGCATCGGCGGAATCTCAAGATGCTGTTCGTGCTCCCACGCAGTGAAGCGACGGCGATGCGGCGGCGTCATCCTTCGGCCGCTGTCTGGGCGTCCGTTCTGCAGCCGTAGGCCCCGCGCATTGAATATGCTCAGTCCGACGACGATGGGCTCCGTTAACCCCGCATGGTCGGCGAGCGCCCCAACGAAGCGCAAGAAGCTGGCCGGATATCGGACGAGTGGCCAGCGGTTGATGGTTGTGTACTCTCGCTCGTCCTCTCCAGTCATCTTGTCCAGGAAGCGGGTCTCACGGGAGATGCGGGCGCGGAACTCTGCATGACCGTTGCGGAACACGTCCAGCCTATGCCAGCCTTCGCACTCAGCCACCAACCCATATAGGGAAGGCAGCACGTGTTGCGCCTCGAACCATATCGTCCAATCATCTCCAAGAGGGTCCAGCGGTCCCGGTCCGGTCATCAAGTTCCTCACCGCCGGGTAGGCGGTGTCTATGATTTCGTCCTTGACAATCAGCGGCGTTGCCGTCACTACGAGGTGTGGCTGATCTCCGATCTGCGCCATGATCTTGCCGCGCCGCTCCGCCAGGAAGTCCTCAAGGCTGCGGCGGATGTTCTCTGTGCGGGTGCATGCCTCCCGTATCTCATCGATGCTCATCTTATGCTTCTGGCGGCCCTGTCTCCTCCAGCATTGGTACAGGCCCTTGAAGGTAATCATGTGTGGCGCGCGGGTGCTCCTGGGGACAAACCAGACAATCACCTGCTTGCCTTCAGTCGCGGGGACCACCGCGAAATTGAGTCCGAGGATTCGCTCTCCAATGCTGGCCAGGCAGCAGGACATCAT
The sequence above is a segment of the Armatimonadota bacterium genome. Coding sequences within it:
- a CDS encoding MlaD family protein, producing MKSGAEVKVGLVVVAALVVLALILYYFIGLYAARAGYPLDVLFERAEVRAGDGVTMAGVTVGQVESVGLTPGNRALVRLRIRDGVVVRWGYDIRVAPGVLLGEKSVEITPVSDERAGAPLEPGAQVKGESSLRVEDLLADAQRLVGRLTEAVESVTALVQNREMRLLVEQSLASLGRAARDMGDLARTLGGMAQETRPRVQATLANVEGVTRDLRETSQAVARAATESEVPAELEETARRLRSVVERVDDIAAQFQELAADPEMKDFAKDAARSLRDSSDRIREAATVIAEGARQVPDIMSNARAASENIRDASAEIKEITHEARTGLSQVTGRAAEAAKAIGELPPVRADLNAGAQYLTRDGRWWVDANVDLSSRDRLVRLGAADLGETNRLNFQMGQGLGPGRLRYGLVESEIGLGYDWPVTPWLTLSAEVFDPNDLRANVFGRWGLGGSLDGWSAITGYRKVGGDGSPAIGIRAER
- a CDS encoding ATP-binding cassette domain-containing protein, with the translated sequence MTEQDAAIRLEQVVYEIGGRRILDRVSLRVERGEIKAVIGLSGSGKTTLLRSVIGLVRPTAGAVYLEGVEITQLGEARLDQMRCRTGFVFQGAALFDSLNVFENVAFGPRHHRRLSRQELERLVGEKLELVGLRGIEEQMPSELSGGMRKRVAIARALAMEPAVMLFDEPTAGLDPITSRVIENLIARLRSQLGMSCLVVSHDVEGLFHFVDRAALLYEGRIAATGRPADLRSSADEMVRQFVTGSVEGPIHVV
- a CDS encoding ABC transporter permease translates to MTTAITSLGRAVIEGLRWLGEAQLLLLAALGNIARGRVRRAETTEQMAVLGFDSLPIVVITMLAVGMVVSLNTARQMAGIGLSQFAGGAVAITVAREAGPVLAAVVVAARVGSAIAAELGSMKVTEQVDALRALAVSPVEYLVVPRLVAAVVMLPVLVVLADASGGLGAYLVGMTQGITPEEFLYSVQRFLTASDLLGGLAKSAVFGCIIGLVACHVGLRARGGAEGVGRATTSAVVISIVLIYVSDYPMTWIMLSLIGH
- a CDS encoding ATP-binding protein; the encoded protein is MSSVFSKPLAEITLEDLNGLIEVEESDRLDFKGKAYRHDDEETREMLRDITALANAVGGHLLIGIEEDGEDKAARIVGIANAEEEAARMMSCCLASIGERILGLNFAVVPATEGKQVIVWFVPRSTRAPHMITFKGLYQCWRRQGRQKHKMSIDEIREACTRTENIRRSLEDFLAERRGKIMAQIGDQPHLVVTATPLIVKDEIIDTAYPAVRNLMTGPGPLDPLGDDWTIWFEAQHVLPSLYGLVAECEGWHRLDVFRNGHAEFRARISRETRFLDKMTGEDEREYTTINRWPLVRYPASFLRFVGALADHAGLTEPIVVGLSIFNARGLRLQNGRPDSGRRMTPPHRRRFTAWEHEQHLEIPPMQFPYPLQVGAAAKTLSDRLWMAFHYDCCPLLNEDGQPPPDS